In Oryza brachyantha chromosome 2, ObraRS2, whole genome shotgun sequence, a single window of DNA contains:
- the LOC102712421 gene encoding beta-catenin-like protein 1 → MDAAHKRKRPEAEEDGTEPGAGAVAVDLSSLEAADAVEVLDLRAAKRLLLAFERRLRDNLEARMKHPDDPARFADSEIALHAETDRLRLLAGAPDLFPDLVPLGLASSLSSLLTHDNTDLAAAAASLLADLTDSDDPDDLAGLHSLADALVEANALDLLVHNLSRFSEADPDEAEAVHHTLAVVENLLELRPHLADIVCDRTKLLRWLLARLKAREFDANKQYASEILAILLQDSPANQKRLGQINGVDGLLQAVAMYKSRDPKTSDEEEMLENLFDCLCCVLMPMENKERFVKAEGVELMIIIMKQKKLAYSSAIRTLDFAMTRFPPACERFVDVLGLKTAFAAFMGKIPVNKKNKKESYQEALEERVISLIASLFGGITKGSRKIRLLGKFVENECEKIDRLMEFYTRYSERVKAETERFDGLDLDDLEMDEDERYNRKLEAGLYTLQLIALILGHIWHSGNSQMRTRIELLLRQNKLTKDDVKGILQEYHDNIGDLDGPEEKERAQGRTTEIIASL, encoded by the exons ATGGATGCGGCGCACAAGCGCAAGCGGCCGGAGGCCGAGGAGGACGGGACGGAgccgggggcgggggcggtggcggtggaccTCTCCTCCCTGgaggccgccgacgccgtggAGGTGCtcgacctccgcgccgccaaGCGTCTCCTGCTCGCCTTCGAGCGCCGCCTGCGCGACAACCTCGAGGCCCGCATGAAGCACCCTGACGACCCCGCCCGCTTCGCCGACTCCGAGATCGCCCTCCACGCCGAGACCGACCGCCttcgcctcctcgccggcgctccCGACCTCTTCCCCGACCTCGTCCCCCTCGGCCttgcctcctccctctcctccctcctcaccCACGACAacaccgacctcgccgccgccgctgcctccctcctcgccgacctcaCCGATTCCGACGACCCCGACGACCTCGCCGGCCTCCACTCGCTCGCCGATGCCCTCGTCGAAGCCAACGCCCTCGACCTCCTCGTCCATAATCTCTCCCGCTTCTCCGAGGCTGACCCTGACGAAGCCGAGGCTGTCCATCACACCCTCGCAGTCGTTGAAAACCTCCTCGAGCTCCGCCCCCACCTCGCCGACATTGTCTGCGACCGCACCAAGCTTCTCCGCTGGCTCCTCGCCCGCCTCAAGGCACGCGAGTTCGATGCCAACAAGCAGTACGCCTCAGAGATCCTCGCCATCCTCCTACAGGACAGCCCCGCCAACCAGAAGCGCCTGGGCCAGATCAACGGAGTCGATGGCCTGCTGCAGGCTGTTGCCATGTACAAGTCCAGGGACCCAAAAACCTCTGACGAAGAGGAGATGCTCGAAAACCTCTTTGACTGCCTTTGCTGTGTGCTCATGCCAATGGAGAACAAGGAGAGATTTGTCAAGGCGGAGGGGGTCGAGCTCATGATCATCATCATGAAGCAGAAAAAGCTGGCTTACAGCTCTGCCATCCGGACCCTCGATTTTGCCATGACTAGGTTCCCACCTGCTTGTGAGCGCTTTGTTGATGTACTCGGACTGAAGACTGCTTTTGCGGCATTCATGGGTAAG attcctgttaacaagaaaaacaaaaaggagagTTATCAAGAAGCACTAGAAGAACGGGTCATTTCACTAATTGCATCATTGTTTG gtGGTATTACAAAAGGTTCACGAAAAATCAGGTTACTAGGAAAATTTGTTGAGAATGAATGTGAAAAGATAGACCGATTGATGGAATTTTACACAAG GTATTCAGAAAGAGTGAAAGCTGAAACTGAAAGATTTGACGGTCTCGATTTAGATGATCTAGAG ATGGATGAAGATGAGCGCTACAATCGCAAACTTGAAGCTGGGCTTTACACACTCCAG TTAATTGCACTTATTCTGGGGCATATATGGCACTCTGG CAATTCACAGATGAGAACAAGAATAGAATTGCTTCTAAGACAAAACAAGCTGACTAAGGATGACGTTAAGGGTATACTTCAG GAGTACCATGACAACATTGGAGATCTGGATGGGCctgaagaaaaggaaagagcgCAAGGGCGGACAACGGAAATCATAGCATCGTTGTGA